The Prinia subflava isolate CZ2003 ecotype Zambia chromosome 7, Cam_Psub_1.2, whole genome shotgun sequence genome includes the window ggaaaacatttttttagcCTTGGTTTATATTTGTTTAGATGCATAGAGCTGCTACAGGCTCCTGCTACATATGGTAAGAGTTGCAGTGCAACACAGTACAGTCTTTTGCATAGAAGCTGCCTAATCTGAAcatatatttctgtgtttatatCTGTATTTCCCAGGTTAAAGGGACACCTGTGATTCAGTATAATCCTCCATAGAGACGTCCCCAGGCTGTGTTCTGTCTGAAGTGACATGTGTTTCTTGGACCACAGCAGTAGAGCAGCGTGGTATGGTAAGAGATGCCACATGTTACTTCAGACAGAGCATGCAGCTTCTCAATAGcctggaagcagagcagaaTGGGCGTGTGATATCCAAACCTGCCTCTACAAACACAGACTAAGCCATTGGTGCTTTCTGGAAAAAGGTGTCAGTGCCTCATGTGAGCTTTTGTATTTGGTAGTTGTGGAGAGCCACAGTCTGTTATGTTCCCACTtacctgttttttaaaagagctTTGTTACTAATTTCATGTTGATATCAGGAAGATGGCCTGCCAAGGAAGATGTAAGCTCTGGTCTCTTTGTTTCCTTGGACTCATCAGAATAGAGTGATGGGGGACAGGATTCTTTCATTTGTGTTGCAGAAAGAGAAGATAGTAGAAAATACAGCCCTGGGAACTGACCTGTGGATAGGTTTTCTGTTTGCATAAAACAGAATGATACCCCGCTTTTCGCTTCTTTCCTGTGCAGTTGGTACCacctgaaataaagaaatagggAATTAGTGGTATTGCTGGACATGTCTGCAATGTATGGTAATGTTTTTTTGCTAGGATGCTATGCTTTGTATTCAGactttaatgaaataaataggCAACACACAGCTCTCAGAACAGTTTTTCCATGCTGTCTGTGGACTTTAGGCACTGAAATGCTAGTGTATGCTCATGGAATGCTGTTTTCATAGTGAGAGGTAAAACTTGAAAGCTGAATAGTGTACATAGTTCCAGTGCTTTCCAGTGATTTCAACTTCTGGCGTGTGGTCAAACACTCTCAGAATTCCAGTGCAGACACTTGGATATGTTCTTAATCAAGCACATGCTAGCATCGGAGTGTTTCCATTTGCTACAGAGGTTTGTGCTACATTGATTTGTTGGGAGGAGCAGAACTGCATTTACATCTCTGGCACAAAGGTGTTACACATGTCCAAAGTTTGATTATTGAAATTTGGTTTTCAATTAAAAACTCAGAAAATGTGTATCTTTTTGAGAGGGGATGTCTAATACTGAAACAATAAACACAGTTTGAATGAGTTCCTACTAGCAGCTGTATTTATCAAACCCTTGACGTACAATCCTGATCCATCATAACATAATGGCTAGAAAACTCATCAGGAAGTCTGGTCCCATTTTTCTTGCCTAAAACAGAATTATTGCtattattctttattaaattctttgttttatttcttctggaCCTCCAGTAAAGTCTTATTCACTGATTTCTCAGGCATTCCATTCTGATGTGTCTATCTTCTCTAACAAGGTTGTGTTGATACCTAGCCTGAGTCCATCTTGCCACAATATTGAGCCATTGTGTCTTCTGATAGCCACAGTGTTCAAAGAAAACAGGCTATTTCCAATCTCTGTGCAGTTTCCCTTCACTTGAACATGCATTTGACTCCCATCAGTGTGCCCTTCTGGAGGTTGTGTAACTCCAGTTTATTTTACTGTATCCGTGTGACTCATGTTATGTAGAACTCTGATCATTATTGTTCTTTCTTCTGGATTCAATCCAGTAGAATGCTGCTGAAACTGGAAGGCAGTGTGGTGGCTTGTTACAggtttaatttttcataaatgGTAGATTATTCTTAACTGTATAACTAATTCCTTACTTTAGGCTGTATTTTGGACATGTTTCTTTTTGCTCatagaataataatttttttccctttccttagCAAAGAGGTTGGAATCCTATCAAGAGATGGAGTCAGAGGATGAGGATTCAGCTGATTGTCAGTGTGGCTCTTCAACCCCTACATCAAAATGTCAGGGGCACAACTGCCAAGCTGAGTGTGAACCTTTGAACAGAAAGTCTTTGGATCAGTTGTCTGGTAGTTACTCTGCATTCAGAAGGCAAGGTGATGCAGGTGATATTCCCCACTCAGGAGACATGGCTTTCAGCAGTCCCATTGTAAGTAGAAGCTGTTGGGTTTGATGCTAAATTTCTGAATTAACTCGTGGGGGTATCTCTTTTTACTCCCATTTGATCAGATAGGTTGTCATTGAAGAAATCCTTTCTCTCTTCACCAAAATCAGAGGTCTCACAATGATTTGGTTGCATGCTATTTACAACTGGCATTGCAGGCACATGTTGGTTCATGGAACTGTATGCTTGGCTCTGCACCCATGATCACTTCAAATGAAATTTCCAACTTAATAAcagtttgtttttatattttaatagatttctagcattttcttttgtttttaataggaAATATCTATGTGGCCAATACTTACTTGAGGttatgagaggaaaaaatgtttcttctgtACCTGAAGGTGTCTAAATACCATTCACCATACTTAATCTCTGTTGAAGTGTCTAAGGCTATGAAGTAAGCCTTTAGTGTTTACCTCTTTGGGCAGGAAGTTTGCTATTTTCAATGGACTAGCACAAGGCAGTGAAGATGCCAGTGTTCCGGTTTCCTGATACAaccagctcagcacaggaggGAAGTTCTATGAGCTTCTGCACTTTGATCATCTGTAAGTCATTTAACCTCCAGAGACTATAACCTGATGGACAGTTTTGTTCATTTGATAATAGGAAACAGATGTTGTACCAGacacacagctgctggagaagtTCAGTCAAATATCTTCTCATTCCTATCAACAGTCAGAAGAAGCTAGCAGCAAGTTATCTTTGGAGACAATGTATATCACCGACTTCTTTCTTGCTCTGGCAATCTGTAATACTGTTGTAGTTTCAGGCCCCAATCAGCCACGTCAGAAGGTAAGAAGGCTTTGCTTTGGGCTATTTGGCCATATTTACAAGTAGTTTATCTCCTTTTGGTTcaattacaaaaagaaaaatactattaactgacatttaaaaaattatccttTTCACCTCTGCTGGTTTGTCCTATTAGAAAGAAGGGAATTCCTGTAAAACCATGGAGTGCAGTGAGTCaatgaataaaataatgctGATAAATTGGCGTCagtctttttgtttctgtgactATTTGTAATTTTTACAAGACAAATTTGGAGATTAAATTGCAGTTGTAATTTTTTCCATATTCTAGTTACAGATTTTTTCAGCTATGGATATAACTTTTTGTAAGAATACATTAACACTCAAGTTGCCTTCACAAATATGTTATTGTTGACTGAAAAATAAGAGTAATCGCTGAAGATTCACAGAGTATTGAAACTGAGAATGCTCTTACCTGTTCCATGACTATTCAAACAGAGATTCAGCAAAAGTATGGAAGATGAAGTTTTAGATGTATATTAGTCTGAAGAAAAATTGCTTTGCAGTATGGCATAAAGTTGTCCCACCACAAATTACCAGTGCGTTTGCTAGGATGCCCTGGTTTCATAGTTTGGAGTGATCTCTTGTTTTCTGTGCACACAAcctaactttttttaaaaaagagtactatttttttaaaaaatcttttggtttttttcataacCCCATTTTTTGTCAGTTTTAACTGTGTTGCAGGATAATTCCCAAGTTCAGCTTTGATTTCTTTCCCTCATTACCTGGTGATTTACATTCATTGACtttgtttttggaaaaaaaaaaaaactagtGACATGTGCAGAACTTGATTTTGGTGTCAGTCTAGGTAGTAAACCTACAACCATAGCTGGAGACATTCACAAAACATATCTTGTGAGGTATGAAGTACCCCCTATGTATAAATAAGCCTGGTATTTTATGTGCTTCCAAGCATTCCCAGAAAGTGTAGTAGGCAGCCTAGAGATCCATGTGTGGATGAGGCAGATGAGTTCATAGTCAATAGTTACCTGTTCCTTAAATAGgatgaagaaaaatacacagGTGAGAATCTTGGTTTTTTGAGAGTAATATGACTGAATAACTTGCCAGCAGACTAGAAGATCTCCAGGTAGATTGGGAGGAGCAATATGGAAGGAAGTTTCTGAGTTCCTGATTAGGGAATGACAGGAAGGAACTCAAGGCAGCAGGAGATTTCAGTGTTTCCATAGGGAGAGGCAATGAAAGGATGTTCCTAGCCTATTTTTCCATGATGTTGAATGGAGACACATTGAACTTGCAGGAACTGTGGAGGAACTGAGCTGCAGTTTGTCCCtactttttgcttttcagtggcAAAAGAGAACGTGCTTCCATGTTCATGATAACCCATTCTTACATCCTCACCAGCATGAGAAAGGAATGTCAGCCTTATGTGCCTTATTTTTGTAAGCTGTTACCTCCCTAGCTGTTCTGAGTAACAGGAAGCCAATTATTTTATAACATTGATCACAGGGGAActgtcttttaatttaaaacactaAAAACTGTTGATAAGGTACTGTATATTTAGCAGTTCTTGTAGTTAGTTAGTGTGAGagggttgtttattcttcacaAGTATTTTGCTCATTCAGAACAAGGATTAAAGTGTTTCGTTTCACACAACTTCTAAAAGTTAGAATGTTATACTAACTCTGTTCATTACTGAAAGTTCTGAAAAGTATTGCATGGAGTCATGTATTAAACTTGAAACATGTCCAATTTTCAGACCTGAAGTACTTTCACAGCTTATAGAGGCTGTTTACTGTGCTCATATGGTTTCATGTTTACATGAGCTAGCCATCTTTAGTACAAGCAGTCAAACCCATGGTAAATTTTAAAACACTACTTTCATTATGAAACATACCTACTTTGTAAGGTGTCCTTCCTTAATATAATAAAATGTGAAgaatttaatgtaaatattttctctattcTGTTACAGATGAGAGTCTCTTCACTGAGTAGGATGCCTATTAAATCTCTTGAGGAAATCAGGCAAATGTTCCAGAGGTTTTCAGTCTGGAGACTAAGTTCTTCCCCAGTTCCAAGTGTAAAGGAATCATCATCTGAAAGCCCCAATAATTTTGTGAGAAAACTGTCTATTTTTAGAATGAAACTGGCTTCACCTACTTTGGATGGAGCTGCTCAAAGGATTTCTGAACCTCACCATATTGACAGCCCAGAAAATTCTCAAGTGCCTGGAGAACTGCATCCTGTGAATGTAGCTGCTGCTGATGAACCAAACCAGGCTGTGTCATCTGCTGAATTGTCACCCATATCAAAACTATGTTACGAAGCTGAGAGTCCAGATGAAGCTGCCTTGGTTCATGCTGCTAGGGCTTATAAATGTGTTTTACAATCTAGGACTCCAGATCAAGTAACTGTGGACTTTGCAGGTCTGGGACCTTTAACTTTTCAGCTTTTGCATGTCCTGCCTTTTGATTCACTGCGGAAGAGGATGTCAGTGGTAGTTCGGCATCCAGTCTCCAACAGAGTGGTGGTGTACACAAAAGGAGCAGACTCAGTCATGATGGATTTGTTAAGAACTGCATCTGAAGGTATCTATAGAACTTGTGATTCTTTGCTTGCCCTTGTCATTCTTTAATGATGAGTTTTAACATTTTGCTACTTAAAGAATGTATTTAGGCCTTCAAAATTTTCCACTAAATTCAGCCTAAACATGCCTGTCTAATTTGCTTTCTCATCTTTTTGTGTGATAGGACATACTAATAATTCTGAAATTGAGGAGAAGATTAAAGAGAGAACTCAGCAGCATTTGGATGACTATGCCAGAAGAGGACTGCACACTCTGTGTATTGCTAAGAAggtatttcttttaatatttttaagaatatttgCAGTCTGTGACCAGCCTCAGTGGTATCACCAATGGAGCAAATATTGCATCTCTTAAGCAGATTTTTCTATTGCCACATTTTGTTTATCCAGATGTTCTGTAAGAAGGAATTTTTAAGAAATCCCAGATCAATTCCTGACATCTGTTACATTGCAATTGTTGTCAGTTTAGGATGCCAGGCATCTTAACattctaattttaaaacagGGATTGTTGAATagctggtttttattttaggaGTCATCAGCAGGTCTCCTTGTGTGAATCTTACCCTGGGTGGAATTCCagacacagaaaacagattGTCACAccttttttatttggtttcacAAACAGTTTGCAGTGGTACAGGATGTGGATGAACAACTGGAGTGATGTTTTGAGATTCCATTTTAAATTCGAAGCTGCTTGGAAGTAAAATTCCATAGGGATTGAAACGGGTGAGAAGGCTCTTTACAAAGCTTTGTGCAAAGTGAAAGCACAGGCTGTAGCTGTACAGCCATCGAGCTGTACCCAGCTGTGCAGTGGTTCTGGGGCAGTGTCAGCgctgcaggtgagcagcagtAGTGAGAGTGCTCTGTGCCCATTGCCCTGCCAGCCTTCCATCTGAATGGAAATCTGtcaggcagccccagggtgcCAATGAGTAGCACTCTGAACATTGTACTAAATCCATGGACATCCTGGAGCATGTGAGCAAtgcactgccaggggctgcactTTCAGGTTCAGCATGTGGACAGCAGAAGTAACCATaggaacatttttaaagcactgttGAAAACCCAATATAGATACATGCCATGTGTTTTCCCTCCCTGTATAGGTGATGAGTGATGCAGAGTATGCAGAGTGGTTAAATCATCGTTTTTTAGCAGAAACCAGCATTGACAATAGGGAGGACCTGCTGCTTGAATCTGCCATGAGGCTTGAGACCAAACTAACTTTGCTTGGTAGGTAGAAAATACTGTAACTCCCAGGAAAATGCTCATGATGTTCATCATTGGGATTTGTTTGCAGAGAGCTGTGCTAATCTCTATCTGTGTAACACATAGCTTTCTACAGACTTAGAATTTATCTTCACTCCTGAATTTTCATGTCTCACTGGTAAGTTGGTATCAGTTGTAAAGCACACTGAAGACAGATGGTGCTCTCCGTTGTTTGTAAAAATCtactgaggttttttttgtttgtttgattttttgtttggttttattttggttttgattttttttgttgttgtttgttttttattggtattatttggtatttttctgtcttcactAGAGTTTTTAAATGTCATTATAACAGGCACATGAAATGATACTAAGAAGTCACAGGCCTGCTTGTGCAAATATTCAGAGATACCCCACTTCTGGGCGTATTTTCTATCAGTGTTGCGTTCGTGGCACAGCAGGTGTACTTGTACTGCGTTCTCCTGTAATAATGTGGAGAAAAGAAGTCAGGCATGCTTCTGCAGGAACCATTCCTCTGAAGGTCATTCAGCTGtgcagaaatgaaacaaaaaatgtttactGTAGGTGTGTGAAAGGTAAACAGCAGGCAGTCTGGGATAATCATTTTAGAGAACTGCCCAGCAAATaacatttggaaaacaaagtGTAAAGATCTGACTGTGGTGGTAAAGGCAGCTCATGATAGAAGCTGAAGAGAGACAGATCCCATTGTGTAAAGGTTGTTCCTTCCCTCATTTTGTGTCGTAACTGCTTAGTGCAAATGCCATAAACCTTGATACTAAAGGAATTCTGGGTTTACTGGCTTTGGTTTCTAGAGAGAagccagagcagtgctgctAACTGATTCTTTTTTAAGGATATACAGGTACCCTTTGCCACTAAAGCCAGCAGAGAGAAGTCAAGCTGCTTTGGAGACCTGCTGTTTTGCAGGCTTGTGTTTCTGGTGGGACAGTAAGCAATATGGGTTGGCCCTAACATTAAATGGAAGTGAAAATAAGGAGGTTAAATTACTTCATACTGCCAAGGTGCTTGCTTTCAGGAATTTCCAAGCACGTCCAGGTAGCGTGTCTGTTTTGGGATGTGGGTGCAGACAGAGAACCAGCCCATCCTGTCACTCTTGGAGCATTTTGGTTTTGGAAATACAGCAGCACTAATCTTTCTGCTTGTCTAAATTGAGGTGCCACTGGCATTGAGGATCGCCTGCAGGAGGGTGTTCCAGACACAATACAGGCATTACGGAAAGCCGGAATAAAAATATGGATGTTGACAGGTGACAAGAGAGAGACAGCTGTCAACATTGCCTATGCTTGCAAACTGCTGGAACCAGAGGACAGAATCTTCACTCTTAAATCACAGAGTAGGGTGAGTAGAGGAGTagattttcttctctgctgaaaAATTCAATAAGGCTATTCCACAGGACAATACAGAAAAGCAAATGATGTTTGCTTGGGAAACCAAggaatatttgcttttctgtattGTTCTTCCTTGTGGGTAAAATATGAAATCCTTTCTCTGTGTGTAATATCTGTTTCTTTATATGCAGTCCCTACATTatgattaattattttaatagaatagacttctaatttctttttgtggtAAGCTAAGGAGTGGACATGACCTCAGATTTTGATGATTGTTCTaagacatttaatttttctttttcctctctgcttatATGTATCTTAAGAAATACAATTTGTATATGCTGTAGAAGATAGTGTGGCAAGAAGTaactgagggaaaaataaagtgaaaaaagaaaggatttttagTCCAGTTGTGTTTGAGGAAAGCATGGAGTTTAATTTGTGCcaacatttctccttttttactCAGCTGGGAAATTAGTGTCTTACTTGACAGTGAGAACTAGGCCCCTATTGCAGAAGTGTTCTTCCTCCCTCTAACTGGGCTTAGAATTAAAAAACAGGATTTGATACCGTTGCATTTCAAGGTAAAATGATGAGAAGATTTAAGAagatgtattttcttctgtgttgcATGTGCTTTTACATATATTGATACCACAAACGTTTTGAGCATCTTATATTGATTCTGATAAGGTAAGACATTCCACAAAGCCAGTTCTTCAGTAGTTTGTGGCAGCTCACCTGTAATGTGATATGAAGTGCAGTTTTGGCTGTGCATACTAGacaaaagaaacacagagagCAAAAGTTTTCTATCAAAGCTGTATTTATATTACAGAATTTGTAatggctgcttttcctgctaGTCTGTGAAGGTTTTCTGGCTTGCTGaggtttttctctcttctcctaATGCAATACCCAAGCAAATCTGCTGAAATAAAGTTTATCACAGGCACTTTTATTAACAACAGTCTGCATCCTTTGTGATTTTAAAAGGTTATTCAGCCTCATGTCTGAGCCTTTCAAGATAAATACTATACAAGGACAGCATTTGACCTTTTTCCCATACGTATTTTATGAACTGAAAAAGAAGGGAGAGTAGAAACAGTGTTTCATAAGATCCTTTCTCTTGTCTTTAGGATGCCTGTGCCTTGGTAATGAGTAAAATTTTAGAAGCAATCCAGAAGAATgcttctgtcaaaaaaaaaaacagtgagaAACTTGGAAATGTCTCTGCAAGTCCCTCCAGCCAAGCTCGAGGATTCAATGCAGGCCTGGTTATTGATGGAAGGACTTTAGAATATGTCCTTCATGACAGcctacagaatattttcttggaACTCACAGAAAAATGTTGGGCTGTAGTCTGTTGCCAAGCCACACCACTGCAGAAGAGTGTCCTGGTCAAACTGGTGCGAAGTAAGCTAAAGGCAATGACATTAGCTGTAGGTGAGTCTTGTGGTTATCCTCCTTTCTCTGAAAAGAAGTAGGAGCCAGTTTCTTCTCTTGTATATTAATATCTGTCACAAATCTTATTTTATGAGCAAGATAATCCTTTGAATTGTAGTTGTCTCTGACATAACGTGATGTTTGTCTTTCTGAAGTAGCAAATTTAGTCCATAAAACTCAGTATAAAGCAGTAAGAATAGCATCTATCATACAGTGTTATGTAACATGCAAAGCAGCGagagcatttttctttccatcacaACCCCCTAAACTGAAAAGGCAGAGGGGAGATAACTGGCTGTGATTTAAAGCACCCATATTTTCTGGTGCAGCATGCTAGCTAAATGCTGGCGAAAGGAACAGCTATTATCTGTTTGGAGAACATAGCTCAGTTCAGTTGGGCCTTCCACTTACTAATCCTGTTTTCCTTAGGGTTTCTCAGTGTGgccataaaaatgtatttgtctgAACTCTCTGGTGTTTGATATTCATCTTTTCCTGCCACCTCCACAGCAATGTGATAGCCAGCAAAGCTAGttttgatttttcctcttttctctgcaggTGATGGTGCTAATGATGTCAGTATGATCCAGGTGGCTGACACCGGTGTGGGAATATCTGGCCAGGAAGGCATGCAGGTAGTGTATCCATAGACAGCTGCAAATGATGTCAGGTTCCATTTGAAATCAGTTCAGAGTGTACTCTGGAGAGCCGATAGCTCCACGGCCCATTCCCTTACATGGACAAGACTGTGCAGCCTGAGCCTCACACCCAGGCCTCAGCATTCCACCAGGAGCAATCAGAACTGAATGCAGCAGGTCAAGCTCCAAACAACAGTTTGCTGCCTGTCAGTGAGCTCCCTATTAGTCATGTTGTACCGGGAAATGAGCAGCCTAAGTGGCAGTGTCAGTGATTCCTGTGCACTTGTGTGGTAATAATGATGACAGCCCTattcctgcctgtgctgtgctggactGAGCTCTGTGTGGCAGTTGTAAAGTATGGAAGGGGATATCTGAGTGAGGATAACCTGGCAAGCACTAGgtataaaaaattatatttccaaTAGTGCATCAGTTGCTTGGTTGGCATAATCTGAAGCTTATCTTTAACAGTTTGGTTATAGCATATCCTTTTCTTCGTGTGTGTTGCAGGCTGTGATGGCAAGTGACTTTGCAATCTCTCAGTTTAGACAACTCAGGAAGCTGCTGCTTGTCCATGGTCACTGGTGTTATACCAGACTTACTAATATGATGCTTTATTACTTCTACAAGAATGTGGTATGTAGCTGTCCCATTCTAGGGAAACGACAGTTTATGTATTTTCGAGCACTGAAAGGTTTAGTGAGGCtttatgttcttttttctcttcctattGTGAATGGTTTCAAAAAGCGTGTCAGACAATTCAGTTTCCCATTTCCCTGCAGAGACCAGAGGCTCTTATTTCTTGGACTAATTTCCCACTCAGAGCCATTGTTTGATTTGATTAAATGGTGATGTTGGGCATTACTAATGTGATGGCAGCATGACTGTTTCAGCACGTCATGtctgattttgaaatgtttccatGGATTACTTTAACCAGACCTAAGACCTGCtggtttttctcttgtttttaaagcatttgtCAATGGCTAAAATTTCCTCATGTCATCTTTGGCTTTTCAGACCTATGTGAACCTCCTGTTTTGGTACCAGTTTTTCTGCGGGTTTTCAGGCACATCAATGACTGATTACTGGATCTTGATTCTTTTCAATCTCCTTTTTACATCGGTGCCACCCATCATTTATGGTGTCTTGGACAAAGATTTATCTGCAGAGATACTCATGGAGCTCCCACAGCTTTACACAATGAGCCAGAAATCTGTGGTAGGTTACAGAGTGCTTGGCCTGAAGCAAATTGAAATGGCCAGCATTTGAgccatttctgtctttcttttatGTTTCATCTCAGAAAAATATTGGTTTTAATTACTTTCTCTATTAGGAAGCAGCTAGACCTGTGCAATATGTGCTCAAATAAAAACCTGGTTTTCAAATGATTTTTTAGGTTCTTTCCAGTCATAGACCAAATTTTATCAGACATTTGGATgataaaagaaattaaggaCTTCAGGTAAAGCAGTGTCCTAGATAAACATTGTTACCAGCACGTTTATTTCATTCATTGTGTCAGCTGTCAACATGCTTCCTCAAACTGGGATTTGTTTGAGCAAGATAAGGGCACTctgtattttgtctttgttGGGTCTCAACTGCCAAAGAACCAGAGTAGATTAATTTCAAATAATCCTCAAAAAACTTCTGTCAGTTAGAGTACTTCTCACCTTACAGGTATGTTCTGAAATTTGCCTTCCCACCTGAAAACACTATACATCATACCTGGTCTATCAGTAAATTCTGTCCAAACATGTAGCACAGAAACCTGAAAGGAGTGAGGACTAGGTtctaaatcaaaattaaataaaccagtggggtttttcctggtttctgCTGTGCTTAGCATGAATTTAGCATAATTTAACtttatatttctaaaaatttaaTAGTTAAAATAGTATCTTTATTATAACAGTTGAAGGCAGTGACATACTGAGCCTGAAACAAAAGACATACTAATAGTCCAGAGAGAGGAAACATTGACTATATGCGTCACCTAAAACTCAACATTTTCTTTATGATCAGATCCTACAATGTCATTAAAAGGCATTTCTTTACCAAGAGGATGGTCATACACTGAAGCAGACTTCTTAGACATGTGGTCAATGCCCCAAGTCTGTCAGTGTTAAggaggcatttggacaatgcccttaaATAACATGAACTTCTGGTCAGACCTGAAGTGGTCAGGCAGTTGGACTAGATaatcccttccaactgaaatattttattttgttttattctacTCTATTCTAAcaagtagtttaaaaaaaaagctacaacATGTTGCGTACTAGTGTTGTCTCATTTATTATAACCTGGCAGAAGTTTAGGTCCAGTCTAGAAGGGAAAGAAGGTTATACAAGGAAATAATTGCTCGGAACTAAATACAGTATAGAAGAAGgagaaatgctttaaaagaTGCAATAAGACGCAATATCACAATATTGCACCATGACATCACAAGTGTACAGCTTTGTATCAACTGTAAAAAACAAGGGAACAGTACATGGGATTCATCCTCAGTAGTTCAAAGCACTTTCCTGAAAGGCAAATAAGTTTCCCACATCACCTCCAGACAGCAGTTCAGTTCTTGAAAGGGCTGAACAGCTCTTTGGAAAAACGCATCTCTCCACTAATCGTAGAGGACATCCTGGATGATTGGACTTCTCACCTATGTGTCAGTGCCTGAAAGAATGGGTTATAGCTGAGCCAGAGCATAGGCTACTGTGGTTTCCTTGCTGGTTGATCTGTCATAGCAGTTTactgctgctgagggaggaaGTCTGATTCTCTTCTCCGTTCTTTTCTTCCCGTTCCCTCTTTATCCATAtagttaaattattttccttgtgcCAGCTCAGTTATCCCATCAGGTCCTCCCAGGAGGTGATTTAACTCACTGGAAGAGCAATGTGTTATTCCAGCAGAAAAGTGAGTTCATTTCTCACATCTAATGAGTTAATTTAGCTCACAGAGGAATCAAACAGAACACATAACGAAAAGGGATGGAGATAGAAGAAGGTGGGACTTGGTATTCAGTGATAGCAAGCTGCAGGGTATCTCCCTGTCCATCAGCCCCTCCCATCCTTAGGACTCCG containing:
- the ATP10D gene encoding phospholipid-transporting ATPase VD isoform X2: MADPIRWARYRWQRLISTEGRECSGSNSSGKWYQSSKTTGKHRIVIPCLGHLKEEYEIVSKLYMNNKIRTTRYTLLNFLPRNLFEQFHRVANLYFLFLVVLNWVPLVEAFQKEITMLPLLGVLTIIAVKDGLEDYSRYKMDKQINNLLTKVYSRKEKKYIDECWKNVNVGDFVRLSRNEIIPAGMVLLYSSDPDGICYTETAGLDGETNLKQRQVVRGYSEQVSEIDPEEFSSRIECESPNNDLSPFRGFVEHSNMDRVGLSKENLLLRGCTVRNTEAVVGIVVYAGHETKAMLNNSGPHYKRSKLERKVNTDILWCVLLLLLMCLTGAVGHGIWLSRYSEIPFFNIPRPDGKLSPPTLAGFYMFWTMIILLQVLIPVSLYVSVEIVKLGQIYLIQNDIDFYHEKTDSTIQCRALNIAEDLGQIQYIFSDKTGTLTENKMVFRRCSIAGQEYCHEENAKRLESYQEMESEDEDSADCQCGSSTPTSKCQGHNCQAECEPLNRKSLDQLSGSYSAFRRQGDAGDIPHSGDMAFSSPIETDVVPDTQLLEKFSQISSHSYQQSEEASSKLSLETMYITDFFLALAICNTVVVSGPNQPRQKMRVSSLSRMPIKSLEEIRQMFQRFSVWRLSSSPVPSVKESSSESPNNFVRKLSIFRMKLASPTLDGAAQRISEPHHIDSPENSQVPGELHPVNVAAADEPNQAVSSAELSPISKLCYEAESPDEAALVHAARAYKCVLQSRTPDQVTVDFAGLGPLTFQLLHVLPFDSLRKRMSVVVRHPVSNRVVVYTKGADSVMMDLLRTASEGHTNNSEIEEKIKERTQQHLDDYARRGLHTLCIAKKVMSDAEYAEWLNHRFLAETSIDNREDLLLESAMRLETKLTLLGATGIEDRLQEGVPDTIQALRKAGIKIWMLTGDKRETAVNIAYACKLLEPEDRIFTLKSQSRDACALVMSKILEAIQKNASVKKKNSEKLGNVSASPSSQARGFNAGLVIDGRTLEYVLHDSLQNIFLELTEKCWAVVCCQATPLQKSVLVKLVRSKLKAMTLAVGDGANDVSMIQVADTGVGISGQEGMQAVMASDFAISQFRQLRKLLLVHGHWCYTRLTNMMLYYFYKNVTYVNLLFWYQFFCGFSGTSMTDYWILILFNLLFTSVPPIIYGVLDKDLSAEILMELPQLYTMSQKSVAYLPSTFWITLLDAFYQSLVCFFVPYFTYCGSDIDIFSFGNPINTAALFIMLFHLLIECKSVAYLPSTFWITLLDAFYQSLVCFFVPYLNKLKHLP
- the ATP10D gene encoding phospholipid-transporting ATPase VD isoform X3, with the translated sequence MDRVGLSKENLLLRGCTVRNTEAVVGIVVYAGHETKAMLNNSGPHYKRSKLERKVNTDILWCVLLLLLMCLTGAVGHGIWLSRYSEIPFFNIPRPDGKLSPPTLAGFYMFWTMIILLQVLIPVSLYVSVEIVKLGQIYLIQNDIDFYHEKTDSTIQCRALNIAEDLGQIQYIFSDKTGTLTENKMVFRRCSIAGQEYCHEENAKRLESYQEMESEDEDSADCQCGSSTPTSKCQGHNCQAECEPLNRKSLDQLSGSYSAFRRQGDAGDIPHSGDMAFSSPIETDVVPDTQLLEKFSQISSHSYQQSEEASSKLSLETMYITDFFLALAICNTVVVSGPNQPRQKMRVSSLSRMPIKSLEEIRQMFQRFSVWRLSSSPVPSVKESSSESPNNFVRKLSIFRMKLASPTLDGAAQRISEPHHIDSPENSQVPGELHPVNVAAADEPNQAVSSAELSPISKLCYEAESPDEAALVHAARAYKCVLQSRTPDQVTVDFAGLGPLTFQLLHVLPFDSLRKRMSVVVRHPVSNRVVVYTKGADSVMMDLLRTASEGHTNNSEIEEKIKERTQQHLDDYARRGLHTLCIAKKVMSDAEYAEWLNHRFLAETSIDNREDLLLESAMRLETKLTLLGATGIEDRLQEGVPDTIQALRKAGIKIWMLTGDKRETAVNIAYACKLLEPEDRIFTLKSQSRDACALVMSKILEAIQKNASVKKKNSEKLGNVSASPSSQARGFNAGLVIDGRTLEYVLHDSLQNIFLELTEKCWAVVCCQATPLQKSVLVKLVRSKLKAMTLAVGDGANDVSMIQVADTGVGISGQEGMQAVMASDFAISQFRQLRKLLLVHGHWCYTRLTNMMLYYFYKNVTYVNLLFWYQFFCGFSGTSMTDYWILILFNLLFTSVPPIIYGVLDKDLSAEILMELPQLYTMSQKSVAYLPSTFWITLLDAFYQSLVCFFVPYFTYCGSDIDIFSFGNPINTAALFIMLFHLLIECKSVTWIHTVVIVGSILFYFVFTLAFGATCRTHSPRSDFYWIMEKHMTDPVFYLVCLLTTCIALLPRYLIRVLQGTLFPSPVLRAKYLVRLSPEEQRKAIQRWKDECNVNDRVELQPTSVPSAAGAVSEEESSDSVLSASKTHFQTCSRDEFVKNTSFLPDIKDESGNTSGLNSEKAEFIKEN